In Manduca sexta isolate Smith_Timp_Sample1 unplaced genomic scaffold, JHU_Msex_v1.0 HiC_scaffold_930, whole genome shotgun sequence, a single window of DNA contains:
- the LOC119193708 gene encoding LOW QUALITY PROTEIN: histone H2B-like (The sequence of the model RefSeq protein was modified relative to this genomic sequence to represent the inferred CDS: deleted 2 bases in 1 codon), with translation MPPKTSGKAAKKSGKAQKNISKTDKKKKHKRKESYAIYIYKVLKQVHPDTGISSKAMSIMNSFVNDIFERIAAEASRLAHYNKRSTITSREVQTSVRLLLPGELAKHAVSEGTKAVTKYTSSK, from the exons atgcCACCCAAGACCAGCGGCAAGGCTGCCAAGAAATCTGGCAAGGCGCAGAAGAACATCTCTAAGACTGACAAG AAGAAGAAGCACAAGAGGAAGGAGAGTTACgcaatttacatttacaaagtgCTCAAGCAGGTCCATCCTGACACCGGAATATCCAGCAAGGCGATGTCGATAATGAACTCGTTTGTGAATGACATTTTCGAACGCATCGCTGCGGAAGCATCTCGTCTGGCGCATTACAACAAGCGCTCCACCATCACATCCAGGGAGGTGCAAACATCTGTACGTCTCCTTCTGCCAGGCGAGCTGGCAAAGCACGCAGTCAGTGAGGGTACCAAAGCTGTCACCAAGTACACCAGTTCAAAGTGA
- the LOC119193704 gene encoding histone H3-like, which produces MARTKQTARKSTGGKAPRKQLATKAARKSAPATGGVKKPHRYRPGTVALREIRRYQKSTELLIRKLPFQRLVREIAQDFKTDLRFQSSAVMALQEASEAYLVGLFEDTNLCAIHAKRVTIMPKDIQLARRIRGRELKRRRSLLQPTSSSSSL; this is translated from the coding sequence ATGGCGCGTACTAAGCAAACAGCTAGAAAATCAACCGGTGGCAAAGCGCCACGTAAGCAGCTGGCGACCAAGGCCGCCAGGAAGAGTGCTCCCGCAACAGGCGGAGTGAAGAAACCTCACCGTTACAGGCCCGGCACTGTCGCTCTCCGTGAGATCCGTCGTTACCAGAAAAGTACGGAACTTCTGATTCGCAAATTACCGTTCCAGCGTTTGGTTCGTGAGATAGCGCAAGATTTCAAAACCGATCTGCGTTTCCAAAGTTCCGCCGTCATGGCGCTGCAGGAGGCCAGCGAAGCTTACCTGGTCGGTCTTTTCGAAGACACGAACCTTTGCGCCATTCACGCCAAGCGTGTTACCATCATGCCAAAGGATATACAGTTGGCGCGCAGAATCAGAGGGAGAGAGCTTAAACGCCGCCGTTCGCTCTTGCAACCAACGTCGTCGTCGTCATCgttgtag
- the LOC115453171 gene encoding histone H3-like, whose protein sequence is MTGRGKGGKGLGKGGAKRHRKVLRDNIQGITKPAIRRLARRGGVKRISGLIYEETRGVLKVFLENVIRDAVTYTEHAKRKTVTAMDVVYALKRQGRTLYVQSGRNTMARTKQTARKSTGGKAPRKQLATKAARKSAPATGGVKKPHRYRPGTVALREIRRYQKSTELLIRKLPFQRLVREIAQDFKTDLRFQSSAVMALQEASEAYLVGLFEDTNLCAIHAKRVTIMPKDIQLARRIRGRELKRRRSLLQPTSSSSSL, encoded by the exons atgacCGGTCGCGGCAAGGGAGGCAAAGGTCTTGGAAAAGGAGGAGCGAAACGTCACAGGAAAGTTCTTCGTGACAACATCCAGGGTATCACGAAGCCTGCCATTCGCCGTTTGGCACGCAGAGGTGGAGTGAAGCGTATCTCCGGTTTGATATACGAAGAAACTCGCGGTGTGCTTAAAGTGTTCCTCGAGAACGTAATTCGTGACGCCGTCACGTACACAGAGCACGCCAAAAGGAAAACTGTCACCGCTATGGACGTCGTGTACGCTCTGAAACGACAGGGACGCACGCTCTACG TACAAAGTGGACG CAACACAATGGCGCGTACCAAGCAAACAGCTAGAAAATCAACCGGTGGCAAAGCGCCACGTAAGCAGCTGGCGACCAAGGCCGCTAGGAAGAGTGCTCCCGCAACAGGCGGAGTGAAGAAACCTCACCGTTACAGGCCCGGCACTGTCGCTCTCCGTGAGATCCGTCGTTACCAGAAAAGTACGGAACTTCTGATTCGCAAATTACCGTTCCAGCGTTTGGTTCGTGAGATAGCGCAAGATTTCAAAACCGATCTGCGTTTCCAAAGTTCCGCCGTCATGGCGCTGCAGGAGGCCAGCGAAGCTTACCTGGTCGGTCTTTTCGAAGACACGAACCTTTGCGCCATTCACGCCAAGCGTGTTACCATCATGCCAAAGGATATACAGTTGGCGCGCAGAATCAGAGGGAGAGAGCTTAAACGCCGCCGTTCGCTCTTGCAACCAACGTCGTCGTCGTCATCgttgtag
- the LOC119193707 gene encoding LOW QUALITY PROTEIN: histone H2A-like (The sequence of the model RefSeq protein was modified relative to this genomic sequence to represent the inferred CDS: deleted 1 base in 1 codon), with product MSGRGKGGKVKGKVKSRSNRAGLQFPVGRIHRLLRNGNYAERVGAGAPVYLAAVMEYLAAEVLELAGNAARDNKKTRIIPRHLQLAIRNDEELNKLLSGVTIAQGGVLPNIQAVLLPKKTEKKA from the exons ATGTCTGGACGTGGTAAAGGCGGCAAAGTCAAGGGGAAGGTCAAGTCTCGTTCTAACCGTGCCGGACTGCAA TTCCCCGTGGGACGTATACATAGACTGTTGCGTAATGGAAATTACGCGGAACGCGTTGGCGCCGGTGCACCTGTTTATCTAGCCGCCGTTATGGAGTACCTAGCCGCTGAAGTTCTAGAGTTGGCAGGAAACGCCGCTAGGGACAACAAGAAAACCAGAATCATACCTAGACATCTTCAATTGGCGATAAGAAACGACGAGGAGTTAAACAAACTTCTCTCCGGTGTGACCATCGCACAGGGCGGCGTGTTGCCGAACATTCAAGCGGTGCTGTTGCCCAAAAAGACCGAGAAGAAGGcttaa